The Thalassotalea piscium sequence CTTTTATCCCTGATGATTCGTCAGCAACATAGTCAGCTAAACAACGGTTGTATTGACCTGTTGGTTTCTTACTTTGTTGTCTTAATTGATGCAAACGCATACGTTCATTTGAGCGCGTTTCATCATCGAAAATGATTAAATCATCTTCTACTCTTTGCGCTGGAAATAAACCAAATACGGCTTTTGCCTGTATTTTATTTCCCGAAATTATGTCGTCAATCATCGTATTGGCATCGTTAAACAACTTAGTCGCTTCTACTCCGATCACTTCATGTTTTAATATTAATGGGTACTTGCCCATTAATTGCCAAGTCATAAAAAATGGCGTCCAATCAATATAGTTTCTTATGATATTAAAATCTAATGACTCTAATACGGTTACGCCTAATTTGTTTGGCACTTTAGGCGTGTAGTTGTCGAAGTTAATTGGCACACTATTCGCTCTAGCTTCTTCAAGTGTAATTAAGCTTGAGCGTGGCCCTTTTTTATAATGTCTTTCTCTCACCCGCTTATATTCGTCAGCTTGTCGCTCCATAAATGCAGGACGAAATTCATTTGACAATAAATTGCTAACAACCGATACCGATCGCGAAGCATTGGGCACATAGACAACGGGATGATCATATTGCGGATCAACTTTTACCGCGGTATGCGCTTTAGAAGTAGTTGCACCACCAATAAGTAACGGTAATTCAAAGTTTTGACGCTTCATTTCTTTGGCTACGTGCACCATTTCATCTAACGAGGGGGTTATAAGCCCCGACAAGCCAATAATATCAACATTCTCTTCTTTGGCGACACGTAATATATCTTCACAAGACACCATTACACCTAAGTCAACAATATCGTAATTGTTGCACTGCAACACTACGCCAACAATGTTTTTGCCAATATCATGAACATCACCTTTCACCGTTGCCAGTAAGACCTTGCCGTTAGAAGTAATTTCAGTTTTTTCATCTTCAATAAATGGGTTTAAATAGGCCACTGCTTGCTTCATTACACGCGCAGATTTTACCACTTGCGGTAAAAACATTTCGCCAGCGCCAAATAAGTCGCCTACCACATTCATACCGTCCATTAATGGGCCTTCGATAACATCAAGTGGTTTTGCTGCCTGCAACCGTGCATCTTCTGTATCTTCGATAATAAATTCATTAATGCCTTTGACTAATGAGTACTCTAAACGTTTAATAACAGGTAACTCTCGCCAGGTTAAATCGGCTTTATTATCTACGGCACCGGCTTGGCCACGGTATTTTTCTGCAAGCTCCAATAAACGTTCAGTTGCACCATCGTCATTGTTTTGAATAACATCTTCTACGGCAGTACGTAAATCGTCTGGAATATCTGAATAAATAGCAAGTTGCCCTGCATTAACGATCCCCATATCCATACCGCTTTTTATCGCGTGATATAGAAAAACAGCATGAATAGCTTCACGAACCGCATTATTCCCTCGAAATGAAAATGAAACGTTAGACACGCCACCAGAGATCATTGCATGGGGTAAGTTTTGCTTAATATCTGCAACGGCTTCGATAAAATCTACCGCATAATTATTATGCTCCTCAATACCGGTTGCAACAGCAAAAATATTAGGATCGAAGATAATATCTTCAGCAGGAAAATTAATTTCCTCAACTAAAATTTTATAAGCACGTTGGCAAATTTCAAATTTACGTACCCTTGTATCTGCTTGACCCTTTTCATCAAAAGCCATAATAATTACTGCGGCGCCATATCGGCGCAGCAATTCAGCTTGCTGGCGAAAATTCTCTTCCCCTTCTTTTAAACTGATAGAATTAACTACACCTTTACCCTGAATGCATTTAAGCCCTGCTTCTAAAATTTCCCACTTAGAGGAATCAAGCATAATTGGCACTTTAGCTATATCAGGCTCACCAGCAATTAAGTTAAGGTATCGGACCATAGCGGCTTGAGAATCAAGCATGCCTTCATCCATATTTATATCAATTATTTGCGCACCATTTTCTACTTGCTGTAAGGCTACCGAAATTGCTTGTTCATAGTTTTCTTCAATAATTAAACGCTTAAATGCTGCCGAGCCCGTGATATTTGTTCGCTCACCTACGTTTACAAAGAGGCTATTTTCATCAATTGTCAGTGCTTCTAAACCAGAAAGCCGACACGCAATTGGACGAGGTAAAATGGCACGCGGCTTAACATCTTTAACCGCTTCATACATCTGTTTAATGTGTTCAGGTGTAGTGCCACAACATCCGCCAATAATATTTAAAAAACCCGATTCTGCCCACTCTTTAACGTGAGACTTCATCTCGTCTGAACCTAGATCATATCCACCAAATGCGTTAGGTAAACCAGCATTAGGATGTGCAGAAACTGCAAAGTCTGAGATTCGGCTTAACTCTTCAACATACTGTCTTAGCTCAACGGGTCCAAGCGCACAGTTAAGTCCAAATGAAATAGGTTGTGCGTGGCGTAAAGAATTATAAAAAGCTTCGGTAGTTTGTCCTGTTAGTGTTCTTCCTGAAGCATCAGTAATTGTGCCTGAGATCATTACCGGCAAACGATAGCCTAACTGCTCAAAAACCACCTCAACAGCGAAAATAGCTGCTTTTGCATTTAAGGTATCAAAAATAGTTTCAAGTAATATGATGTCTGAACCGCCCTCAATTAATGCAAGGGTTGATTCGATATAGGCATCTTTCAACTGATCAAAGGTAATATTGCGAAATGCTGGATCGTTAACATCTGGTGAAATAGAACATGTTCTATTCGTTGGGCCCAACACACCTGCAACAAAACGAGGTTTTTCGGGTGTTTTTGCCGTATATTCATCAGCCGCAGCTTTAGCTATTTTAGCCGCTTCTCTGTTTATTTCAGCACTTAACGACTCCATGTCGTAATCTGCCATAGCAATAGTGGTCGCATTAAACGTATTGGTTTCAATAATATCTGCACCAGCTGCCAAGTATTCACAATGTATATCTCTAATTACCTGTGGCTGAGTTAAGACAAGTAAATCATTATTACCTTTTACGTCGCTATGCCAATCAGCAAAACGTTCACCTCTGTAATCTTGCTCTTCAAATTTATACGCTTGGATCATAGTGCCCATAGCACCATCAAGTATTACTATCTTTTTAGCAAGCTGCTGCTCTAATAAGGAATATGATGTAGATTTTTTCATGTTACTGCTCTTTTGATAGTTTTTTACTTGAAGGATGAATCGCTTGAATATTATTGGCATCCAATTGATAAGGTGTTATTTGATAAACGTAGTAGTTGAGCCAATTGGTAAACAATAAACTGCCATGACTTCGCCATGAGCTTTTAGGATTATTAGAAGGGTCGTTATTAGCGAAATAATTTTCTGGCAATGTGGGTGATAAACTTGAATTTACATCACGCTCATACTCTTCTTTCAGTGTACTTGCGTCATATTCAGGATGCCCAGTTAAATACACTTGCTGCTTATTTTTACTTACCGTTAAGTAAACCCCTGCTTGCGGTGACTCTGCTAATACAGTTAACTCTTCAACCGACTGGTAATCTTCTTTAGTGATATAGCCATAACGAGAATGAGGAACAATAAAGTGCTCATCAAACCCTCGCGTTAGTTCTTCTTTTGGATCGAGTGCTTGGTGTTCATATATACCTGACAATTTTTGCTTTCGAAGGTGTCGATTTAAACCATAATGATGATATAACGCAGCATGTGCAGCCCAACATGAAAACATAGTTGAGGTAACATTACTTTCTGCCCAATCGAATACCTCACAAATTTTATCCCAAAAGGTAACGTCTTGATAATCCAATAAGGCTAAAGGAGCCCCTGTAATGATTAAGCCGTCGTATTGCTTTGTTTTAATATCATCAAATAGGCGATAAAAGTTATCTAAGTGTTCTTGTGGTGTATGTTTTGACTCGTTAGCATGAATACGCACAAACTCAACATTAATTTGTAATGGCGTGTTAGCAAGCATTCGTAATATTTGTACTTCCGTTTCAATTTTATTCGGCATTAAGTTTAGAATTGCAACTTCCATCGGACGAATCTCTTGGCTTGCAGCTCTATGCTCAGACATAACAAAAATATTTTCATTATCAAGCACTTGTAATGCGGGTAATTGATCTGGAATTTTTATAGGCATGTAAGCTCACCTTACTTAATTTATTACGATATGCATGCTGTAAATCGTACAACATTAATTATGAATATAATGTGCCTTGGATTGCTAGATATGTCAACATCTAAACGTATAGACGTCTAAATGAATTTGTTATATCACTATATATTCTGAACTTATGCAAAAGATTACTGAAGAAGAGAATTCCGTAGAAGTGTAGTTTTTAGTGAGTGAAGCCAAAGCTAGTGTGTAAGTACTTTATATTTGACTTGCTCTATATACCGTTTTACGTAGTTTTAACAAGATGTAGGCTCAATAAATTTGCCCTGTTATCGTTTGAGTGATGGCTCTGCTACCGTTTCTGATGAAAGTAACCGCGCTTTACTTTTAGCTCTTTTTTTTCTTTGTTCTTTTTTGCTCGCTAACACTACTGTATTGATAAACTCAGCCGATTTTTTGCTGGGATCATAAGCAACCTCAATGGTTTTACCGTTACATGTAATAGAATCGCCGTTTCGAATCTTTTTACGCTTTTGAACTACAACTTCATTATTTACTAATACATTACCTTCACTGATCATGCTTTTAGCTTCGCCGCCACCGCCAACCATATTGGCTATTTTAAGTAATTTACAAAGTTCTATAGGTTCAACACAAATGTCGAAAATTGAGTGTTCAGACATGAAATACGCCTAATATGTTTAAATAATAATAGTGTTATATTCTAACATATATATGAATATTTTATAATGCAGCTCTTACAGAAGAAGCCTAATAATTCTGATTGCTACTTAACATAATATCACTTCGTATAAGAAAGTGATCTCTTAGCCAAAATTAAAGGTTTAGATGTAAGGCATTGACTGTAGCGAGGGGGTAATTGGTGTAACGGTTCTTGCTGCAGTAATTTATTATTTTAACCCGTAGAAATGCTCACATAGCTAGTGATATTAATGGTATAAATATTAAAATAAAAAAAGCCACCGATAACATCAGTGGCTTTATACATAGTTTAAATTACTGCACAGCGATAACCAGTATTATGACTCAGTGATAACTTCTTCTGCGACAGCTTCAGTCTTTTTAGATAAAAATAATTCTCTTAAACGTGTGTCTAGCTCTTTTGCAATAGCTGGATTTTCTTTAAGGTAGTTAGTTGAATTTGCTTTACCTTGGCCAATTTTGTCGCCTTTGTAGCTATACCAAGCACCGGCTTTTTCAACCATTTTATTCTGTACACCAAGGTCAATTAACTCACCTAAACTGTTAATTCCCTCACCGTAAAGTATTTGAAACTCAACTTGTTTAAAAGGAGGTGCAATTTTATTTTTAACTACTTTTACACGCGTCTCATTACCAATAATTTCATCACCCTGCTTTACAGCACCAATACGACGAATATCTAATCGAACTGAGGCGTAAAACTTAAGTGCGTTACCGCCTGTTGTAGTTTCTGGATTACCAAACATAACACCAATTTTCATACGAATTTGGTTAATGAAAATCATCATAGTGTTCGATTGCTTTAAATTACCGGTAAGCTTACGCATTGCTTGAGACAACATACGCGCTTGAAGCCCCATGTGCGAGTCGCCCATATCACCTTCAATTTCAGCTTTTGGTGTTAGAGCAGCGACAGAGTCGACAACAATTACATCAACAGCACCTGAGCGAGTTAACATGTCACAAATTTCTAATGCTTGTTCACCTGTATCGGGTTGTGAAACAAGTAACTCATTAATATTTACACCAAGTTTTTCAGCATAAATAGGGTCTAACGCATGCTCAGCGTCAACAAAGGCACATACTTTACCGTTGCGTTGTGCTTCTGCGATTACCTCTAATGTTAAGGTGGTTTTACCACTTGATTCTGGTCCATATATCTCTACAATACGACCCATTGGTAATCCGCCTGCGCCTAGTGCAATATCAAGTCCTAGTGAGCCTGTAGAAATGGTCTCGATATCCATGCTACGGTTTTCACCTAGCTTCATAATTGAACCTTTACCAAATTGGCGTTCAATTTGGCTTAACGCAGCAGAGAGTGCCTTTTCTTTATTCTCGTCCATTTCTTGCTCCACATGTAAATACATAAATAAGTCTGATGCAGCAAAGTATACTGTATAGTCGTACAGTATCAAGTTTTTTTATAATTATTTTTCAAACTCTATAACTTTTAATTTTTTTGTAATTTTAACTATATGTAATTTAAGAATTAATTAACAATTAGTAACTTTTAAATATTTTAAGCTAAAAAGTTACTACTGCCAATTTATCACTGTTTTTTTTAATTATATCAGTTGTATTTACGCTTTAACGAAAACTTGTGGGTCTATTACTTATGCTTATGGCATAATTGAGTAATACACTCTTAAATTATCACAAGACAAAATAAGAATTAATGACTACTGCGACCCCAGACTTATCTTCTCATACCCCTATGATGCGCCAATATTTAACGATTAAGGCCGAATTCCCTAACATTCTTGTTTTTTATCGCATGGGCGATTTTTATGAATTGTTTTTTGATGATGCCAAGAAGGCTTCAGACTTATTGGATATATCGCTCACGGCAAGAGGGAAAACAGGCGGTAATGCCATACCAATGGCAGGTGTGCCCTATCACGCTGTTGAAAACTACTTAGCCCGCCTTATTCAACTTGGTGAGTCTGTTGCAATTTGCGAACAAATTGGTGATCCAGCAACAAGTAAAGGCCCAGTTGAGCGTAAGGTGGTTAGAATATTAACCCCTGGCACAGTAAGTGATGAAGCCTTACTCGCCGACCGACAAGATAATTTAATTGTAGCGATTACCCATACTCAGCAAGGGTTCGGTTTAGCATATTTAGATATGACTAGCGGAAGATTTGTCTTAACAGAGCCTGCAACCAAAGAGCAGCTGCAAGCTGAATTACAACGCCTCTCACCTGCTGAGCTTTTGTATCCAGAAACATTCCAAGACACAGCATTAATTAGCCAACATAAAGGATTAAGACGTCGTTCAGAATGGGAGTTTGATTTAGACACCGCTCATAAATTATTAAATGAACAGTTTGGCACTAAAGAGCTTACAGGCTTCGGTGTTGCAGACCAATCAATTGGTTTAATGGCAGCAGGTTGTTTATTGCAATATGTTAAAGATAGTCAACGCTCAGCTTTACCACATATCCGCTCAATTATTGCAGAAACAGCTGCCAAAGGTGTAATTTTAGATGCGGCGACAAGGCGTAATTTAGAACTTACGCAGAACTTGCAAGGTGGTATAGAAAACACCCTAGCATCAATATTGGATACTTCAGCGACTCCAATGGGCTCTAGGTTACTTAAACGTTGGTTACACTTTCCACTTAGAGATATAGAAACGTTAACAACTAGACAACAGTCTATTTCTGCATTAATTTCAACTGACACATATTCACCGTTACATGATTTGTTGAAGCACATTGGTGATATAGAACGAATAGTGTCACGAGTAGCGCTTCGATCTGCTCGACCGCGTGACTTTGCTCGATTACGTAACGCACTGTTACTTTTACCTGAACTTCAGCAATTGCTCACTACTGAGGGGTTATCCGCGTTAACTAAACTTACCTCAGATACTTCGCCATTAACCGATATAGCGCACTTATTAGAGCGGGCCATTGTTAATAACCCGCCTGTGCTAATACGAGATGGCGGCGTAATTGCACCACACTATCATGAAGAGTTAGATGAACTACGTGATTTAAGTGACGGAGCAACTGAGTTTTTAGCGCAATTGGAAGCTCGTGAGAAAGAAAGAACAGGCATTCAAACGCTTAAAGTTGGCTATAACAAGGTACATGGCTTTTATATTGAGATCAGTCGTAATGCGGCACAAGATGTACCTGATGACTATATCAGACGTCAAACTCTTAAAAACAATGAACGTTTTATCACCAATGAATTAAAGCAACATGAAGAAAAGGTACTCAGTGCACAAAGTAAGTTTTTAGCTTTAGAAAAACGTTTATATGATCAGTTATTTGACTTGATCTTGCCTGAATTAGATAAACTACAAACACTAGCACAAGCAATTGCTGAAATAGACGTATTAACCACTTTTGCAGAAAGAGCCGAAACATTAAATTATGTAAAGCCTAAGTTATCACAAACACCAGGTATTAATATTGAAGCTGGCCGCCATGCGGTAGTTGAACAGATGACCGAAGCCCCATTTATTGCCAACCCTGTAGTACTTACTGAAGCTCGTAAAATGTTAATAATTACGGGCCCCAATATGGGCGGAAAGTCTACTTATATGAGACAAACAGCCTTAATTGTATTACTTGCTCATATTGGTGCTTTTGTGCCAGCAAGCGCAGCAAATATTGGTATGGTTGACCGAATATTCACCCGAATTGGAGCTTCGGACGATCTTGCTAGTGGCCGCTCAACCTTTATGGTTGAGATGACAGAAACAGCGAATATTTTGCATAATGCAACAGCTAAAAGCTTAGTATTGTTAGATGAAATAGGACGAGGTACAAGTACTTTTGATGGTTTATCTTTAGCATGGGCCTGTGCTGAAATGTTGGCGCTTAAAACTAAAGCCTTTACGCTATTTGCCAGCCATTATTTTGAATTAACTTTGCTTGCCGAGCAAATTTCAACGCTAGCAAATGTTCATTTAGACGCTGTTGAGCATGATGAAAAAATAATTTTCATGCATGCTGTACAAGAAGGTGCAGCTAGCAAAAGCTTCGGTTTACAAGTAGCGCAGCTTGCTGGGGTACCTAAAACGGTTATTCAACGAGCAAAACAGCGGTTGAAAGAGTTAGAAAATCAACAAAGCGCCTCAAGCATTAGCCAAGATACTCAACCATTTGAGCAATTGTCTTTAATGGATGATAGTCACCCTGTCATTGACAAGTTAAAATCACTCGATGTAAATGAGCTAAGCCCACGTCAAGCACTTGACTTGCTATTTCAATTAAAACAAGAGTTGTAATACCAGTTTCCTTAATTAAGTGATCTATTTTATACGCAGTGAAAACAATCAAATACAAGGCATTTATTTTCATAACTAGTTGTTCTAATTATAAAATAAATAACGCAGTAGTTGATTGTTTTAACCAGTAGAAATGATCAAATAATTAGTGAGATTGGTATAATACCCCTTTCATTAATTAGGTGATCAACTTTATACGCAGGAATTACAGTCAAATAAAAAGTATTAATTTCAGGCATTAAAAAACCAGCGATATCGCTGGTTTATTCACAAAAATACTATTTAGCTATACTTACGCTTGGAACAATGCCTCGATAGACAAATCTTGTTGACTTAAAATATCACGTAGTCGCTTTAAAGCTTCTACTTGTATTTGTCTTACGCGTTCACGGGTTAAACCAATTTCAACACCAACGTCTTCCAATGTAGCAGCTTCGTAGCCTAATAAGCCAAATCGTCTTGCTAATACTTCACGTTGTTTTGAGTTAAGTTCATTAAGCCAATGTACGATATTATTTTTAATATCAGCGTCTTGGAGGCTTTGCTCAGGGTTACTGCCTTTTTCGTCAGGAATAACATCGAGTAATACCTTGTCAGACTCTCCTCCAAAGGGTGTATCAACAGAAGACATGCGTTCGTTCAAGCGTAACATTTTAGTCACATTAGCAACGGGTACATCTAGTTCCTGTGCAATATCTTCAGCTGTAGGCTCGTGATCAAGTTTTTGAATTAACTCTCGTGCTGTTCTTAGATAGATATTAAGTTCTTTAACTACATGTATAGGTAATCGAATAGTACGGGTTTGATTCATAATGGCACGTTCTATTGTTTGACGTATCCACCATGTAGCATAGGTAGAGAACCTAAAACCTCGTTCAGGATCAAATTTTTCCACTGCACGGATCAAACCTAAATTACCTTCCTCGATCAAATCTAATAAGGGTAAGCCACGATTGTTATATCGACGTGCAATTTTAACAACTAAGCGTAAATTACTTTCTATCATACGCTTGCGAGAGGGTTCGTCACCTTTTAAAGAAAGGCGAGAAAAGTAGACTTCTTCTTCAGCAGTTAACAAAGGTGATATCCCAATCTCACCTAAATACAATTGTGTTGCATCTAAATTAGATGGCGTATCATCCACAATTTTATTGGTTTTAGTTTCAACGGCAACATTAACGTCCGCACATTCATTTAATTCTTTTTTTATGCTCATGCTATATCTCCCATCAATTTAGCAAAGCCTATGCTCTAGGTACTATTTAAATATTCACACTAACTCCAATTTTATTTATTGTTTATTATCTTCTCGGCAGATACTTTAATGGATTTACAGATTTTCCACGAAAGCGAACTTCAAAATGAAGCATGACTCTTTTCGCTTCTGTGTCACCCATTTTGGCAATAATCTCGCCTGCTTTAACGGTTTGCTGTTCCTTAACCAAAATACTGTCGTTATGTGCATAAGCACTTAAGTAATCATCGTTGTGTTTAACAATAATTAATCGACCATATCCTCGTAAAACATCCCCAGCATAAACAACTTTACCGTCAGCTGCAGCCCTGATTAAATCGCCTTTGTTACCTGCGATGTCAATTCCCTTATTCCCTTGTTTTTTAGAAGAAAATAATGAAATTATCCGGCCTTCATTTGGCCATTTCCACTGACTGATTTTCTGTGAAAATGTCCCCTGACTCAACGGTTCATTTATACTTGATTTTTCCCGTCTTGTATTACTACCATACGCTTGCTTTTTGGAAGTGGCAACTGGTTTTTTTACCACCTTAGTTTGAACGTTTTTCGTACTTTTGGTGGAAGTGTTACTATCACTAGGCTTGCGGCTATTTTTAGCTAAATATAACTTTTGATTTGGAAAAATTCGATAAGGGGGGGCAAGATCATTCAATTGGGCCAAATCGCGTATATCTATGTCTGCTCGCCACGCAATTGAATATAGCGTTTCACCTTTTTTTACAATGTATTCTGTAGTACTAATACTGCTTTTAACCCGTTTATATAAAGGGACATGGCCTTGAACTTCAACCACGGGAGCAGGTGATTGCCTGCTCGAACAAGCTGAAAGCAAAAAAATCAATAGTGAAAAAACAATATGGTGGTATTGAATATTACGCAAAATAAAGTACTTTAGTCCTTAATAGTCAGATTAATTACTTAACAAAAAATAAGCGATAACAATTAATACCACAATTACCCAGCCGATTGTATCTATCCACTGACGTAGTTTTTGTTCCATCGTTTCTCCACCGTAATAAATAATACCCGCCACTAGAAAGAAACGTAGCCCGCGACCTACTGCAGATGCAAGCAAGAACGGCCAAAAGAGCATATGTAAAAACCCTGCACTAACGGTAAATAGCTTATAAGGAATGGGAGAGAATCCTGCTAAAAACACAACCCAAACACCCCATTGTTCAAACCAACTAATTGCAGTATTAAAACGCTCTTGATAACCAAATTCAGTAATTAATGGCTGGATCAAAGGTTCAAACATCCAAAAACCTAAATAATAACCAACAACCCCGCCTATAACTGATGAAACAGTAGTTAACGATGCATAAAACCACGCTTTTTTTCTATTTGCCAATACCATAGGTGCAAGTAAAACGTCTGGTGGAATAGGAAAAAACACTGACTCAGCAAAGGTTAACACCGCTAAAATTACTGGCGCAAACTTATGTTTTGCCCATTTAAGCGTCCACTCATAGAGTGAAGAAAATATCTTCACAATAAGTCTCCGGGTACTAAGGGCACAAATTTTACAGCTTCTATTTGCTTTTCAATATATTCATTGCCAGCGCGTGTAATAATTTTTAATATTTGGGTTTGACCGCCTACAGGAATCACTAGTCGACCACCATCAGTTAACTGCTCAAGAAGTGCTTGTGGAACTGATACAGCCGCTGCGGTTACAATAATTGCTTGAAAAGGCCCTTTGCTGCTCCACCCTTGCCAACCATCGCCATGTTTCATTGCAATATTATGCAAGTCGATACTTCTGAGTTTACGCTTAGCTTGCCATTGCAATGACTTAATGCGCTCAACTGAAAAAACCTTTTCAGTGAGTTGAGCTAAAATAGATGTTTGATAACCCGAACCGGTGCCTATTTCTAAAATACTGTCAGGTATACCATCGGCAATCAATAACTCCGACATTTTTGCCACAATATAGGGCTGAGAAATGGTCTGCCCCTGCCCTATTGGCAATGCGGTATTGTCATAGGCTTTATGCGCTAAAATTTCTGGTACAAAAATGTGTCGAGGGCTTCTCGCTATAGCCTGTAAAACTTGAGTATTTACAATGCCTTCAGCTTTTAATTTTTGTGCGAGAAGCTCGCCACTTCGACTTGATTTTCCGCCAATACTACTAATTAATCTGGCATTCATTTTACAACTCTCATAACGTTAATTGATTGATCCATTGCGACATAGACTCGATACTTTTATAGGCAGTCATATCAACAGTTAAAGGGGTTACTGAGGCATAACCATTACTAACAGCGTGAAAGTCTGTACCTTCACCAGCATCTAATTCTAGCCCTAACGAGCCATACCAATAAATATCTCTATTCCAAGGGTCAAGCATACGCTTCATTGTTTCAGCTTGGTGACGGTGCCCTAAACGCGTGACTTTAATGCCTTTTAACTCAGACAGCGGAATATCAGGTACATTAATATTAATAATTTGATCGGCCGGCAATGGGTGTTTAACTAAGTGTTTTATAAAACTGGCGGTAACTGATGCCGCAGTTTCATAATGTAATTCATCTTTTCCTGCTAACGATACGGCCACTGCTGGCATGCCCATGTGTCGACCTTCAGTAGCGGCAGCAACAGTACCTGAGTAAAGCGTATCATCACCTAAATTAGCCCCCTTATTGATACCGGCAACGACTAAGTCTGGTAATGGTTTAATTAGTTGGCTAATTGCAAGGTGTACTGCATCTGTTGGTGTGCCATTTACGGAAATAAAACCATTTTCAAGTGTTTCTGCACGAAGTGGGTTTAATAAGGTAAGTGAATTACTCGCACCACTGCAATTTCTATCAGGTGCGACCACAGTAACATTCGCAAATTGACTTAGCGCTTGGTACAACACTTTAATACCTAATGCGTTTACACCGTCATCATTGCTCAATAATATATTCATTCTTTGTTCTCTATTTTATGCTCAAATTCCCGCTCGGTTAAGTCTTGGTAGTTAAGTATTTCTCGCAATATAGTGGTAGCAAAACAGCCTGAAGGTAAGAAGAATTTTAACTTTACGACATGCTCGTTAGCGTTTTGCTTATCAAATGATATTTCTGCCTCATTTAACGAAAGCCTAATACGACGCCGCTCTTGCTTTAAACCAAACTTAATTAAGCCATGACAAATTTCTGGAAACTCTTCTATTAACCCATATTCTTGCTTAGCGGTAACACCGGTTGCTTTTGTTTCACCTGAGCCCCACAAGCAAGCCGTTAAGTCGATATCCTTTTCAATAAAGCGTTGCTTTGCAATATCATCTACTTCATCTAAATGGAATATGGATTGTGTGCCCGCTAACATCATGACATCACCAACATTTAACACGTCGAACTGTTCTGCTTTAATACGCTCACTCACTAAGTGATTAAACAAGTAGGAGCGAGCGGCTGAGAGGTAAATACTACGTTTTTTTCTATCTTTAACTTTTGCACCACTAAACAATGCTTTAGCTTTTTCAATATTGCCGCCATTAATACCAAAACGTTGCTCACCATAATAGTTTGGCACACCATGTTCGACAGCCGCATACCAACGGCGTATTAAATCATCAACATTCGTAACTGAACGTAAGATAATTTCAAAACGATTACCTGTAAGCGCCCCA is a genomic window containing:
- the recA gene encoding recombinase RecA, which translates into the protein MDENKEKALSAALSQIERQFGKGSIMKLGENRSMDIETISTGSLGLDIALGAGGLPMGRIVEIYGPESSGKTTLTLEVIAEAQRNGKVCAFVDAEHALDPIYAEKLGVNINELLVSQPDTGEQALEICDMLTRSGAVDVIVVDSVAALTPKAEIEGDMGDSHMGLQARMLSQAMRKLTGNLKQSNTMMIFINQIRMKIGVMFGNPETTTGGNALKFYASVRLDIRRIGAVKQGDEIIGNETRVKVVKNKIAPPFKQVEFQILYGEGINSLGELIDLGVQNKMVEKAGAWYSYKGDKIGQGKANSTNYLKENPAIAKELDTRLRELFLSKKTEAVAEEVITES
- a CDS encoding RNA-binding S4 domain-containing protein — translated: MSEHSIFDICVEPIELCKLLKIANMVGGGGEAKSMISEGNVLVNNEVVVQKRKKIRNGDSITCNGKTIEVAYDPSKKSAEFINTVVLASKKEQRKKRAKSKARLLSSETVAEPSLKR
- the metH gene encoding methionine synthase encodes the protein MKKSTSYSLLEQQLAKKIVILDGAMGTMIQAYKFEEQDYRGERFADWHSDVKGNNDLLVLTQPQVIRDIHCEYLAAGADIIETNTFNATTIAMADYDMESLSAEINREAAKIAKAAADEYTAKTPEKPRFVAGVLGPTNRTCSISPDVNDPAFRNITFDQLKDAYIESTLALIEGGSDIILLETIFDTLNAKAAIFAVEVVFEQLGYRLPVMISGTITDASGRTLTGQTTEAFYNSLRHAQPISFGLNCALGPVELRQYVEELSRISDFAVSAHPNAGLPNAFGGYDLGSDEMKSHVKEWAESGFLNIIGGCCGTTPEHIKQMYEAVKDVKPRAILPRPIACRLSGLEALTIDENSLFVNVGERTNITGSAAFKRLIIEENYEQAISVALQQVENGAQIIDINMDEGMLDSQAAMVRYLNLIAGEPDIAKVPIMLDSSKWEILEAGLKCIQGKGVVNSISLKEGEENFRQQAELLRRYGAAVIIMAFDEKGQADTRVRKFEICQRAYKILVEEINFPAEDIIFDPNIFAVATGIEEHNNYAVDFIEAVADIKQNLPHAMISGGVSNVSFSFRGNNAVREAIHAVFLYHAIKSGMDMGIVNAGQLAIYSDIPDDLRTAVEDVIQNNDDGATERLLELAEKYRGQAGAVDNKADLTWRELPVIKRLEYSLVKGINEFIIEDTEDARLQAAKPLDVIEGPLMDGMNVVGDLFGAGEMFLPQVVKSARVMKQAVAYLNPFIEDEKTEITSNGKVLLATVKGDVHDIGKNIVGVVLQCNNYDIVDLGVMVSCEDILRVAKEENVDIIGLSGLITPSLDEMVHVAKEMKRQNFELPLLIGGATTSKAHTAVKVDPQYDHPVVYVPNASRSVSVVSNLLSNEFRPAFMERQADEYKRVRERHYKKGPRSSLITLEEARANSVPINFDNYTPKVPNKLGVTVLESLDFNIIRNYIDWTPFFMTWQLMGKYPLILKHEVIGVEATKLFNDANTMIDDIISGNKIQAKAVFGLFPAQRVEDDLIIFDDETRSNERMRLHQLRQQSKKPTGQYNRCLADYVADESSGIKDYMGAFAVSAGFGVDELVKVYDADHDDYNSILLKAVADRLAEASAEYLHEKIRKEYWGYAPDENFENDSLIREQYQGIRPAPGYPACPEHTEKGLLWDLLNVKGNIGMELTSSYAMWPGAAVSGWYFAHPDSKYFAVAKIAKDQIVDYATRKSMTLAEAERWLSANLDYEPE
- the metA gene encoding homoserine O-acetyltransferase MetA produces the protein MPIKIPDQLPALQVLDNENIFVMSEHRAASQEIRPMEVAILNLMPNKIETEVQILRMLANTPLQINVEFVRIHANESKHTPQEHLDNFYRLFDDIKTKQYDGLIITGAPLALLDYQDVTFWDKICEVFDWAESNVTSTMFSCWAAHAALYHHYGLNRHLRKQKLSGIYEHQALDPKEELTRGFDEHFIVPHSRYGYITKEDYQSVEELTVLAESPQAGVYLTVSKNKQQVYLTGHPEYDASTLKEEYERDVNSSLSPTLPENYFANNDPSNNPKSSWRSHGSLLFTNWLNYYVYQITPYQLDANNIQAIHPSSKKLSKEQ